The DNA sequence CGCCGACCGGGCACTCGCCACGGCTGGCAGCGATCCGCTACTGGCCGGGTCGGCGGCGGTGCCGCTCGCACAGGCGCTGCGCGGGCTGGGCCAGAGCCGGCTGGCGATGACCACGGCGGTCGCCGCCGCCGACCGGGTCGCCGCATCCACCAATGGGAAGGCGAGACCGGGTTCCCGGGCGGTGTACGGGACGTTGCTGCTGCAGGCCGGGTTGGCCGCCGCCGGCTGCGGCGACACTCACAGTGTCGGTGAGCTGCTCCGGCAGGCCGAAGGCGTCGCCGCGCGGATCGGCGACGGGCAGGACTACCGGACGGCGAGCTTCAGCCCGGCGGCCGTCGAGCTGGCGCACATCGTGGCGGCGGTGGAGGCGGGCGATGCCCGGCAGGCGGTACGCCGACACGAGACAGCCACCCAGCAGCAGGCATGGCGTGGGCTGCCGGCCGAACACCGGGCGGCGTACCTGGTGGACGCCGCACGCGCGTACCTCGACGTCGGTGACTTCACGGCGGCGGGACGCTGGCTCGTCGAGGCGGACCGCGTCGCACCGGCTGAAATCCGCTGCCGGCCTGCCGCCCGTACCGTCGTGGCTGAGATCGCCCGGTGCGGACCGCAGCTCGCCGGCGTCGGCCGGCTGGCGACGGCGCTCGGGCTGACGAGATCTGGAAACGAGGGAACCTCCATGACCCTCATCCGGCCGGTTTGAGGGTCATGGAGGTTCCCTCGGCAGCTGCAGCCGCTGCGAGATCGCCGCTAACCGGGGGGCGGGCCGTAGCCGGGCGGCGGTGGGTTGTAGTAGCCGGGCCGGACCTGATACCCGGACGGCGGACCGTACCCCGGCGGGGGCGGAGCGCCATAGCCGGAGTACGGGGGCGGCGGACCGTAACCGGGGGGCGGGGCGCCGTAGCCGGGGAACGGGGGTGGGCCGTAGCCGGGCGGAGTACCCGGCCCGGCGCCTGGCCAGCCCGGGTAGCCGGCGAACATCGGCGGCGGAGGGGGCGGTGGCGCGGTGAGCACCACCGGGATCGGCACCACCGGCTCATCCGGCGCGGGCACCTGCCGCTGGCTGCCGTCCGGGAAGGTGATCTGGTAGTCCGCCCCGTTCCACAGCGCGTGCGGCGCCTGCGGGTCCCGGCCGACGAACGCCTGCCGGTAGCCGGCCAGCGCGGTCAGCAGCCGCTGCTCCTCCTTGGCGTGCCGAGCCAGCTCCTTCGGTTTGCTCTCCAGGCCGCGCAGCAGGCCGTCGCGCAGCAGCGCCAGCTTGGTGGCGGCGGCCTGGAAGTCGCGCATCGCCCGTACGCCCGGCTCGCCGGCCACCCGGCTGGCCCAGCGGCGCGCCGAGTGTCGCCGGCCCAGGCTGCCCAACGCCGCTACCTCCGGCGGGGTGAACCAGCCGGCCCGGACGTAGTCGGGCAGCACCCGCTCGGTCAGCCGTCCTTCCCAGCTGCGCAGCCACACCGCCAGGCCGACCATGCCGAAGAAGATCGGCACCATCAAGCCGATGTAGCCGTACAGCAGGATCAGGGTCTGGCCGGTCGCCTCGACCAGCGTCGGGATCAGGTTCCAGGCCCCGTGCAGCATCATCGCCAGCAGCAGCCCGGCGGTCGGCGCGAGCACCCGGATCCGCCGGTCGGCGCTGCGCGCGGCCACCCCGAGACCGACACCGGCCATCGAGGTGAACAGCGGGTGGGCGAAGCCGGTGAACAGGATCCGGACGATGAAGATGGCGAAGACGTTCTGCGCGCCGGTCGCCGGGCCGTACTGCTCGGCGCCGGCGGCGTAGCCGTATCCGCCGAGGTAGAGGATGTTCTCCACCATCGCGAAGCCGATCGCGGACATGCCGCAGTAGACGATCCCGTCGGTGATGCCGGACCATTCGCGGCGGCGGGTCAGCAGCAGCAGGATCGGGCCGAGGGTCTTGGTCAGCTCCTCGATGAACGGCGCCACCAGCACCGCCACCAGCGCTTCCGAGTAACCCAGGTTGTAGAGCAGATCCGCCGAGAAGTTGTTCACGTTCAGCGAGGCGTACGTGGAGACGAACGCCCCCCAGGCGAAGCAGAAAGCGAGGTAGCGCACCGGCTCCGGTTCGTACCGGTCCAGCCACAGGAAACAGGCGACCAGCACCGGTACGGGCAGCACCGCCGCGATGACGCCGACGGTCAACGCGACCGGGCCGAGCGCGGTGCCGAGGTAGACCAGGATGGCGACGCCGCAGCCGGCGATCAGCACCACGATGCCGGCCAACGCCAGCCAGCGCAGCCAGACGCTACGCCGCAGCCGACCGGCCGGCACGACCCCGTCCGCCGACTCCGCTGGCGCGGCCGCTGGGGCCACGGTTGGCGGGTCCGCCGCAGCTACTGGCTCCGCTGCGGTTGGCGGGTCGGCCGCAGCTACTGGCTCCGCTGCGGTTGGCGGGTCGGCCGGAGACACCGGCTCCGCCGACGTCTGCGGAGCTGGCTGCTCGGGCGGAGATACCGCGTCCACCGGTTCGGTCGGATCGGTCGAATCCGCCGCAGGGCGGGAGCCGGATGGACCACCGGGGACAGTGTCGGACATTGGGCTAGCGTAGCCAGCACCGACCAACGGCGGGCAGCGTGTCGCCCGGCCGGTCATTCCGGGCCGTCGCGCCCGAACGCCTCACTGACCATCTCCTCGACCGCGCCCGCTTCGGTGCCGCTGGCCCGGACCAGGTCGCTCGCGGTAGCCCTGACCTGGGCGACCACCACGCTGCCGTTGAACCCCACACCTGCGTCGTACGCCGCACCGGCGCACCTGGCTGCGTCCAACGCCCGACGCCGGGTGTGCACCGGATCGGTGCCGGCGTCGAGCTCGTGGCGCAGGATGCGCACCGCGTCGCCGAGGTGGCAGACCGCCTCCGGCAGGGCGCGCGGCACCGGCTCGTCCTCAGTCAGGAGGGAGACCACCCGGCGGGTCAGCACCCGGGAGTTGCGCAGCCCACGGGTGACGTACTCGGCGCTCTCGGCGTACTGGGCCAGTGGGCCGCGGGCTCGCCAGCGCGCTGGCGCCAGGACCGCCGTCTCGTGTCCCGCCTCGACCGCGTCGCGGAATTCGGACAGTTCCTTCTCCGCTTCGTGCAGCCGCTTCGAGGCGGCCTCGGCCCGGCGGCGGTCCCGCCCGGCCAGTGCCTTGCCGCTGAGGATCAGCATGTCGGACAGCACGTCCAACGCCGGGTCGGCGGCGCGGCGCACGATGACCAGTGGGTTGAGTGGCAGCAGCAGGATCAGCACCACCAGCCCGATCAGCCCGCCGACCAGGGCGTCGATGAACCGGTCCGGGTAGAGGCTCTCTGTCTGCGGGGTGAGGGTGGCGACCAGCACCCCGGACGACGCGGCCTGGGTGACCAGCGCGGCACCGCTGCCCAGGAAGACGGCGACCATCACCGCGAGCGGCACGATCAGCAGCAGCTGCCAGGTGCCGGTGCCGATGGTGATGATGATCAGATCGCCGATGGCGATCCCGACCGCGACGCCGACCACCAGTTCGGCGGCGCGTTTCAGCCGCTGCCCGATCGAGGCGCTGAGGATGATCACCGCTGAGATCGGGGCGAAGAAGGGCAGCGGGTGGCCGATCACCCGACGGGCGATGAACCAGGCCAGCGCCGCCGCCAGGCCGGCCTGCAGGGCGAGTACGAGGTTGGCGCGGACCCGTTCCGACCGCTCCCGGACCTCGATGGAGACCCGGCTACGGGTCAGCGTGAGCAGCCCGGTGAGGCGGGGTGCCGCCGCCGCGCGTGGTGGCTTCCCGGCGTCGGCCATGCGGGCAGCGTACCGAGCAATTTGCGGCTTATGGCGTTATTGCCCATCCGGTCACGCCCGAGGTGGCCGGTCCGGTGCCGCGCTGGCTAGCCTGCGAAGATGTCCGACCTCATCGAGGCCCTCCGTGCGGCGCTGCCCGACGGCGCGGTGCTCACCGACCCCGACCTGCTGCGCGGCCACCAGCGCGACGAGGCCGACCTGTGCGCCGCCGGCACCCCGGCCGTCGTGGTCCGGCCCCGGACGACCGCCGAGGTGGTCGCCACCGTCGGCGTCGCCAACCGGTACGGCGTACCGGTGGTGCCGCAGGGGGCGCGGACCGGGCTGGCCGGCGCGGCGAACGCGGTCGACGGCGCGGTGGTGCTCTCCACCGCCGCGATGGACCGGATCGTCGACGTCGACCCGGTCAACCGCACCGCCGTCGTCCAGCCCGGCGTGGTCAACGCCACCCTGGCCGCCGAGGTGGCCCGGCACGGGCTGCGCTACCCGCCGGACCCCGGCTCGTGGGAGTCGTCCACCATCGGCGGCAACGTGGCCACCAACGCCGGCGGCATGTGCTGCGTCAAGTACGGCGTGACCGGCGAGTACGTCATCGGGCTCGAAGTGGTGCTGGCCAGCGGCGAGGTGCTGCGCACCGGCCGGCGTACCGCCAAGGGGGTCGCCGGCTACGACCTGACCCGGCTCTTCGTCGGCTCCGAAGGCACCCTCGGGGTGATCACCGAAGTGACCGTCGCGTTGCGGCCGGCCGCCGACGCCTCGCTCACCCTGGTCGCCGTCTTCGACTCCACCGCCGCGGCCGGCACCGCCGTCGCCGGCATCGCCTCCGGCGGGCTCAGCCCCAGCCTGCTGGAGCTGCTGGACCGCACCCACCTGCAGGCGATCGAGGCGTACCGGCCGATGGGGTTGCGCACCGACGCCGCCGCGCTGCTGCTCGCCTCGGTCGACACCGGCACCGCCGCCGGCACCGACCTGGACCGGATCGCGCAGGTGTGCACCGCCGCCGGCGCCGCCGAGGTGTACGCCGCCAGCGACGCTGTCGAGGCCGCCGCCCTGCTGCAGGCCCGCCGGCTGGCCCACCCGGCGATGGAACGCCTCGCCGCGCAGACCTTCCCCGCCGGCAACGGCGGGCTGATCATCGACGACGTGGCGGTGCCCCGCTCGGCACTGGCCCGGATGCTCGACGGCGTCGAGGCGATCGCCGCCGAACACGCCGTACCGATCGGCGTCGTCGGGCACGCCGGCGACGGCAACCTGCACCCGAACATCGTGGTCGACCGGGCCGACCCGGACAGCCTGACGCGCGGCCGGTCGGCCTTCGACGCGATCATGCGACTCGGGCTGGACCTCGGCGGCACCTGCACCGGCGAGCACGGGGTCGGCCTGCTCAAACGCGACTGGTTGGCCGAGGAGATCGGCCCGGTCGGCATGCGGGTGCACCGCGCCATCAAGCAGGCGCTGGACCCGACCGGCCTGTTCAACCCCGGCAAACTGCTCTGACCTTCAGTCGGCCGGCAGACCGGAGTCGGTCGGCAGACCCAGCCGGCCCGACGGATCAGCCGGTCGGCAGGCCGGAGTCGGTCGGCCAGTCCACGCCCCGGTCGGCGGCGAAGCCACGGACGTCCGCCGCGCCGAGCCGAGCCGCGTCGGCGGTCGCGTCGTCCGGCATCCGCTGCGACTGCAGCTCCGCCGCCACCCGGGCCCGGTAGTGCTCCACCTCGCGGTCTCGCACCGCGTCGTCCCAGCCGAGTACCCGGCCCATCACCTCGGCGGCGTGCCCGGCCGAGTCGTTGCCCCGGTGCGGCGTCTCGATCGAGATCCGGGTCCGCCGGGTCAGCACGTCGTCCAGGTGCAGCGCACCTTCGGCGCGGGCCGCGTACGCGATCTCGACGGCCAGGTACTCGGGTGCGCCGGGCACCGGGCTGGCCAGCAGCGGATCGTCGTCGATCATCGCCAGCAGCTCCACCGCGAGGGTGCCGTACCGCTCCAGCAGATGCTCCAGCACCCCGCCTGGTACGCCATGCCGGCGGGCCACGTCGGCCCGGTCCCGCCACATCGCGGCGAACCCGTCGGCACCGAGCAGCGGCAGGTCGGCGGTCCGCGACGGCCGGGACACCCCGAGCCGGGCCGCCGCCCGGTCCACCACGTCCGCGGCCATCACCCGGTACGTCGTGTACTTGCCACCGGCCACCAACAGCAGACCCAGCATCGGCTCCACCACGGCGTGCTCCCGGGACAGCCGCGACGTCGAGTCCGCCTCACCGGACAGCAGTGGCCGCAGCCCGGCGTACACCCCTTCGATGTCGCGCGGCGTCAACGGCCGGTCCAGCACCGTGTTCACCTGATCGAGCAGGTAGCCGATGTCGCGCTCGGAGGCGGCCGGGTGGGCGCGGTCGAGCCGCCAGTCGGTGTCCGTGGTGCCGATGATCCAGTGCCCGCCCCAAGGCAGCACGAACAGCACCGAGGTGGCGGTACGCAGGATCAGCCCGGCCTCGCCGGTGATCGCCGACCGGGGCACCACCAGATGCACGCCCTTCGACGCGCGTACCCGCAGACCGGGCCGGACCCCGACGTCGCCGAGCATCCGCGACACGTCGTCGCTCCACACCCCGGTGGCCGCGATGACGGTACGGGCGCGTACCTCGAACTCGGCGTCCGGGTCACCGGGCCGGGCCTCCATGTCCCGGACCCGCACCCCGGTCACCTCGCGGGCCTGGCGCAGCAGGCCGACGGCGCGGGCGCTGGTCACCACGGCCGCGCCGAGGCTGGCCGCGGTCCGCGCCAGGGTGACCACCAGCCGGGCGTCGTCGACCTGACCGTCGTAGTAGCGCACGGCGCCGGCGACGACGTCCGACCGCAGGCTGGGAAAGACCCGCCGGGCGCCTTCGCGGGACAGGTGCCGGTGCAGCGGCATCCCCCGACCGCCGCCGAACACCCCGGCGAACGCGTCGTACGCGGCGACCCCGGTGCCGTAGTAGGCCCGCCGCCAGATCCGGCCGGGCAGCGCCCGTGGCCCGCTGGCGCCGCCCTGCGGCAGCGGAACCAGGATCGGGACCGGCCGGACCAGGTGCGGGGCGATCCGGGTGGCCAGCAGGCCACGCTCGGTCAACGCCTCGTGCACCAGCCCGAACTCGAGCTGCTCCAGATAGCGCAGCCCGCCGTGGATCAGTTTGCTGGACCGGCTTGACGTGCCGGCGGCGTAGTCGCGGGCCTCGACCAGCGCCACCTTCAGCCCACGGGACGCGGCGTCGAGGGCGGCGCCGACGCCGGTCACCCCACCCCCGATCACCAGTACGTCGAACCGCTCGCCACGAAGGCGGCGCAGATCGGCGGCGCGGCGGGTCACGGACAGTTGGCCGGCGGCGTACCGGGAGACGGCAGGGTCACGCACCTCTCCACCGTATCCGGCCGCCTAGGGTGGCGGACATGACGCAGCCGCCCGGTCATCCCGGCTATCCGTATCCCGGTCAGCCCTACCCGATGCCGCCGCCGTACCCGATGCAGCCGCCCGCTGCCGGGCCGCCGCCGGCCAGCGTGTGGCCGACGGTCGCCGCAGTGGCGATCGCGATCTGGTCGGTCGGTGTGACGGTGTTCGCGCAGACCGGCGGCTGGCTGACCGACCAGGTCCTGCTGGCCAGTGGGCTGCCCACCCCGGCGGTGGTCTGGCCGCTGATCGCATTCGGCAACGCACTGCTGGTCGGCGTACCCACCATGCTGCTGGCGCTGGTGCCCCGGTCACCGGCCGTGCGGGCGACCGGCCGGGCCTGGCTGGTCGCCGCGTTCGCCCTCGCCGGTTTCGGGCTGCTGCGGGCCGTACCGACCGTCCACCACGAGCTGTACCTGGCCGCGCTCACCGCGCTCGCCGCCGGCGGCGCCGCCGGGCTGCGGGCGCTGCGGCGCCGGGCCGAGCCGAGCGAGGCCGAGCCAGCTCAGGCCGAGCCAGCTCAGGCCGAGCCAGCTCAGGCCGAGCCGGCTCAGCCCGGCCAGGCCGAGCCAGGTCAGGTTCAGTCAGCTCAGGCCGAGCCAGGTCCGGTTCAGCAGGGCAAGGCGGACCGGACGGCCGCTGTCCTGATCGCCGTCGCGGCCGGGCTGGTCATGCTGCTGCCCTGGTTGTGGGTCGGTGCGCTGGGCGGCGCGGTGGAGACGGCACTCGCCGTCGCCGCAGCGGCCGCGATCGGCTGGTACGCCGCCGAACTGCTGCCCCGCCGGTTCTGGACGGCGATCGGCGCCGGTCCGCAGGGGCGTTCAGCGGTGCGCACCATCCTGCTCGGCGGGACGGTGGCCGGAGTCGGGCTGCTGCTGCTCGCCGCTGGCGTCGGCCAGCCCGGCGGGCAGCTGGCCGCGATCCTGGTGCTGCCCCCGATCGGGTACGCGGCCGCGGCGATCGGCTGGGCCGCCGACCGGTCCAGCGCGCCGGTCGGCGTACTGGCCGGGCTGTCCGTCGCCGGACCGCTGGCCCTGCTCGACCCGGAAGAGGTCTCGCTGCTCCTGGCCATCGGCCGTGACCTGCCGTTCTGGGCGGCGGTCGGTGCCGGCGTCGGGCTGGCCCTGGCGCTCGCGTTGGGCCTCGGACTCGGCTTCGGTCTCGGTTGGCGGCGGGCGGGTCGACCGCCACGGCTGGCGGGTCGACCACTGCGGTCGGTGGCGGCGGCCACCGTCGCGGCGCTGGCGGTGGCCGGGGGCGCCGTGCACCTCGCCGTCGGGCAGCCGGGGCTGCACGGCGAACGGCTGTTCGTGATGCTGCGGGAACAGGCCGATCTGTCCGACGTGCCGCGCGGCACCGGACCGCAGGCCCGCGACGAACGGGTCCGCACGGTCTTCCAACGGCTGGTCGACACCGCCGAGGCCAGCCAGGCCGACCTGCGCGACGATCTGGACCGGTGGGGGCTGTCCTACACGCCGTACTACCTGGTCAACGCGATCGAGGTGGACGCCGGGCCGGCGCTGCGGCCCTGGCTGACCCGGCGGGACGACGTCGACCGGGTGCTGATCAGTCAGCAACTGCGGCCGCTGCCGGCCACGGTCGAGCCCGAACGGGGCGAGCAGCCCGCTCCGCGTACCCCGCCGTGGAACATCACCATGCTCGGTGCCGAACGGGTCTGGACGGAGCTCGGCGTCGACGGCGCCGGCATCGTGGTCGGCGCCTCGGACTCCGGGGTGGACGGCGAGCATCCGGCGCTGGCGGACGGGTTCCGGGGCGGCGACGACTCCTGGTTCGACCCGTGGAACGGCACCGGTACGCCGACCGACAACAACGGACACGGCACCCACACGCTCGGCTCGGCCGTCGGCGACACCTCGATCGGGGTCGCGCCGGGCGCGTCCTGGGTCGGCTGTGTCAACCTGGACCGCAACCTCGGCAACCCGGCACGCTACCTGGACTGCCTGCAGTTCATGCTGGCCCCGTTCCCGACCGGGGGCGACCCGTTCGCCGACGGGCGACCGGAACGCGCTCCGCACGTGCTGACCAACTCCTGGGGCTGCCCCGAGCTGGAAGGCTGCGACCTGAGTTCGCTGCGACCGGCCACCGAGGCGCTGGCCGCCGCCGGGCTGATGATGGTGGCCGCCGCCGGCAACACCGGCCCGTTCTGCAGCTCGGTCGACGACCCGCCGGCCCCGTACACCGATGTGCTGACCGTCGGCGCGGTGGACGCCGACCGGGAGGTCACCGACTTCTCCAGCCGGGGCCCGGCGCCGGACGGCACCGTCAAACCGGACCTGGTGGCACCGGGCGCCGACGTGCTGTCGGCGATGCCCGGCGGCGGGTACGCGGCGCTGGACGGTACGTCGATGGCGACCCCGCAGGTGGCCGGGGTGGTGGCGCTGCTTTGGTCGGCGCGACCGGAGCTGATCGGTGATCTGGACGGCACGGCGCGGATCCTGCGGCAGACCGCCGCCGAGGCCGGCACCGGGGGCGGTGACACCTGCGGCGATCCGGCGAACCTGACCGGCGCCGGCCTGGTCGACGCCTACGCCGCGGTGCGGGCGGCGCAGGCCGCCGGTTAGCCTCGGCGCACTGATATTTTCCGCTGTCCGCGCCTGGCTGTCTGCCGCCGTCAGGCGCGATGGCCACCTGCTGCGTGCTCGCCCGCCGGCTGCACAGAGTCGCGGGGACCCCACCGGGGCCCGACAGATACGTACATGGGGCAGTCGCATCGCCGGGCGCCGGCTAGCGGAACTGACTCTGGTAGCGCAGCCAGCCCTCGTCGAGGAGCCGGAACCCTGCGTCGATGACGGACTCCGGGTTGGCTGCCCGGGTCGCGCTCAGCTGTATCTGCAGGGCGAAGCGGACGTAGAAGCGGATCTCGTCGCTGGGCTCGGCGAGCCCGAACTCCGTGGTGATCGCGGCGATCAACGCGTCTTCGTGGCGGAACCACATGCGTTCGGCGTACTCGACGAGGGCGGGTGTCTGTTCCATGAGGACGAGGAGCGACCGTGCGGGTTCGGATCCGAGCGCGGTGATCTCCGCGAGGTAGTGCGCCTTGAGCGCGGCGGAGATCGAGGTCCCCGGCGGCCGGTCAGCCACTGCCGCGACGAGCCGGTCGTGTCGCAGGTCCTCGTCACCGAACGCGAGGGCCTCCTTGTGCGGGAAGTGTGTGAAGACGGTGGTTGGCGACACATCCGCCCGGTCGGCGATTTCGCGGACGCTCACCGCGTCGAACCCTCGTTCCAGGAACAGTTCGTGGGCGGCCTGCACGATCGATGCCCGGGTCGCTGCCTTCTTCCGCTCCCGTCGCCCGGTTCGCTGCCCCTCGCTCATGCCGACAGAGTACTGGACCTGTTCGCTAGATGCATTGACTCCATAACTGATCTTGATACAGTATTGGAGTCACACCGGAGATTGACCGACGGGACCGACACATGCGGCGGGAAGCCGGGAGAGAAGGAACCTTGAACGTGACCCCCGTCCGGGTGGACGCTCGGCAGAGGCAAAACTCCGCTGCCGGCATCGTGCTCATCGCCGGAGGGCTGGCTTTCTTCATCGCCGAGCTCATCGCCGCGGCGGCATGGACGGATCCCCCCTACAGCTACACCTACCACTACATCAGCAACCTCGGAGTGCACGGCCCCACGGAGGGATTCGGGCAGCTCATGCACTCGCCGCTGGCCTGGGTCATGAACACCGGATTCTTCCTGTTCGGGATCGTCCTGTTCTGCGGCACCGCCATGCTCCCAGGCATGCACGGCCTGCGCGGCTGGACAGTGCGCGCGGTGGCCTTCCTGATGGCCGCCGGCGGCGTCCTGCTGGCCTTCTTCCCAGGAACCGGCGAGACACCCGACAGCGGTGCCATCGACTTTCACTCGGTGGGCGCCCTGCTCGGCATCGTCAGCGGTAACGTACTGATCATCATCCTCGGGCGAGCGCACCGACAGGCCGGAATCGCTGCCGCCACCGGCCGGGCCATGACCGTCCTCGGCGTCTTCGGTCTTCTGTCGCTGGTCGGCTTCCTGGCCATCGCCGGCTCATCGGCCAGCCTGATCGGCCTGGTCGAACGCTGCGCGGTCTATCCCCTGCTGGTCGGATTCATCTGCGCCGGCAAGTCCATCAAGGATGGCAACGGGCGGTCGCCGGCTGGCCACGCGTGAAACGGCGGCGACTCGAACCCGCGACAGACACCCACGGGCGGAAGATCAGACGCGCGCTCATCGGCACGACAAGGCGCCGGGTCCGACGGGGTTTCGGAACCTCCGCGCGACCAGCACCCCGCCAAGAAGGGCACCAAGCCCCGCCGCACGGGTCGAAGCGCAAGTCAAATTAGGGTGGGCGGTCGTGGAACAGGAGTTCGCCATCGAGGAACTGTCCGAGCGGCACCGGCCGGCCGTCGTGGCGCTCTGCCGCGCCGCGCTCGATCTGCCGGAAGACGCCGCCGAGGCGGAGCAGATCGTCACCAGACTGCACGGGCCGGTCGTCCCCGATCATCCGTCGGGGGTGGGGCCGCGGCAGACGATCGGTCTGGTCGCCGTCGTCGACGAAACGGTACGCGGGGTCGTGCTCGGCTCGGTCGCGCACCGGGACCCGTCGGTCGGTCACGTGGACCTGATCGCGGTGGATCCGCAGTGGCGTCGACAGGGTCTGGGGCGGGCGTTGCTCGGCCGGGCGGAAAGCGCGCTGGCGGCCCGGGGCGCCGGTGAGGTGCTGTTGGCCGGCAATCCGCCGTACTACGCCTGGCCGGGGGTGGACGTGCGCTACACGCCGGCGGTCTGCCTGGCGATGGCGCTCGGCTACCTGCAGGACCGGACCGCGTGGAACATGACGGCCGACCTGGCGTCCGCCGGGTCCCCGGCGTTGCGGGACACCGCCGACGCGCAGCGCCGCCTGGCGCAGGCCGGGATCACCGTACGGCGGGCCGACGGCGACGACGTCGCGGCGCTGGTGGCGTTCACCCAGGCGACGTTCGGCGACGCGTGGGCGGCCGAAGTGGCGCATTCGGTGGGCCGGCCCGACGCCGGCTGCCACCTGGCGGTCCGTACCGGCGATCCGGGTGAGGTGCTGGGCTTCGCGGCGTACGGGTCGTCGCGGCCGAGCTGGTTCGGGCCGATGGGTACGGCCCCGACCGCGCAGGGGCTCGGTATCGGGGCGATCCTGTTGCGGCGCTGTCTGCGGGACCTGGCGGAGGCCGGCCATCAGCGGGTCGAGATCGGCTGGGTGGGCCCGGTGCCGTTCTACGCCTCGGCGGCGGGTGCCCGCATCGAGCGGGTCTTCTTCTTGTATCGCAAGCAGCTCTGACCGGCCTCGAACAGCTCACCGGCCTCGCGTATGCCGCAGGGGCGGTCACCGGCGAACCGGTGACCGCCCCTGCGGTCCGTACTCGTGTCGCGCGTCGCGTTGACGCGCGGCGCGGACGATCGAGCTGGACTCAGAAGTCCATCTCGCCGCCGCCGGGCGCGCCGGCCGGGGCCGGGGTCTTCTCCGGCTTGTCCGCCACCACGGCCTCGGTGGTCAGGAACAGCGCCGCGATCGACGAGGCGTTCTGCAGCGCCGACCGGGTCACCTTGGCCGGGTCGATGATGCCCGCCTGCAGCAGGTCCACGTAGTCGCCGTTGGCGGCGTTGAGGCCGTGGCCGGCCTCCAGGTTGCGGACCTTCTCCACCACGACGCCGCCTTCGAGGCCGGCGTTGACGGCGATCTGCCGCAGCGGGGCGTCCAGCGCGATCTTCACGATCTGCGCGCCGGTCGCCTCGTCGCCGACCAGGTCGAGCTTGTCGAAGGCGGTCTTGCCGGCCTGCACCAGGGCAACGCCACCACCGGGGACGATGCCCTCCTCGACGGCCGCCTTGGCGTTGCGCACCGCGTCCTCGATGCGGTGCTTGCGCTCCTTGAGCTCCACCTCGGTGGCCGCTCCGACCTTGATCACCGCGACGCCGCCGGCCAGCTTGGCCAGCCGCTCCTGCAGCTTCTCGCGGTCGTAGTCGGAGTCGCTCTTCTCGATCTCGGCCCGGATCTGGTTGACCCGGCCCTGGATCTGCTCGGCGTCGCCGGCACCGTCGA is a window from the Solwaraspora sp. WMMD792 genome containing:
- a CDS encoding helix-turn-helix domain-containing protein, which encodes MAVPTRPCAVSVAVGRRVALWRVRRRMTQQVLADRIGRSKSWVEKVERGVRRLDRFSLIQQVADVLRVDPTELLGDTGQPQIGGAPAGVEAVRAALARYEVFAAGPTWAAPDAGEVSQRVEHAWSTYRHGDHPRLLRTVPELLDAARRLHTARPEHGTGLLVQAYRVVALVLVKVGESDLAWLAADRALATAGSDPLLAGSAAVPLAQALRGLGQSRLAMTTAVAAADRVAASTNGKARPGSRAVYGTLLLQAGLAAAGCGDTHSVGELLRQAEGVAARIGDGQDYRTASFSPAAVELAHIVAAVEAGDARQAVRRHETATQQQAWRGLPAEHRAAYLVDAARAYLDVGDFTAAGRWLVEADRVAPAEIRCRPAARTVVAEIARCGPQLAGVGRLATALGLTRSGNEGTSMTLIRPV
- a CDS encoding PrsW family intramembrane metalloprotease translates to MAPAAAPAESADGVVPAGRLRRSVWLRWLALAGIVVLIAGCGVAILVYLGTALGPVALTVGVIAAVLPVPVLVACFLWLDRYEPEPVRYLAFCFAWGAFVSTYASLNVNNFSADLLYNLGYSEALVAVLVAPFIEELTKTLGPILLLLTRRREWSGITDGIVYCGMSAIGFAMVENILYLGGYGYAAGAEQYGPATGAQNVFAIFIVRILFTGFAHPLFTSMAGVGLGVAARSADRRIRVLAPTAGLLLAMMLHGAWNLIPTLVEATGQTLILLYGYIGLMVPIFFGMVGLAVWLRSWEGRLTERVLPDYVRAGWFTPPEVAALGSLGRRHSARRWASRVAGEPGVRAMRDFQAAATKLALLRDGLLRGLESKPKELARHAKEEQRLLTALAGYRQAFVGRDPQAPHALWNGADYQITFPDGSQRQVPAPDEPVVPIPVVLTAPPPPPPPMFAGYPGWPGAGPGTPPGYGPPPFPGYGAPPPGYGPPPPYSGYGAPPPPGYGPPSGYQVRPGYYNPPPPGYGPPPG
- a CDS encoding FUSC family protein, producing the protein MADAGKPPRAAAAPRLTGLLTLTRSRVSIEVRERSERVRANLVLALQAGLAAALAWFIARRVIGHPLPFFAPISAVIILSASIGQRLKRAAELVVGVAVGIAIGDLIIITIGTGTWQLLLIVPLAVMVAVFLGSGAALVTQAASSGVLVATLTPQTESLYPDRFIDALVGGLIGLVVLILLLPLNPLVIVRRAADPALDVLSDMLILSGKALAGRDRRRAEAASKRLHEAEKELSEFRDAVEAGHETAVLAPARWRARGPLAQYAESAEYVTRGLRNSRVLTRRVVSLLTEDEPVPRALPEAVCHLGDAVRILRHELDAGTDPVHTRRRALDAARCAGAAYDAGVGFNGSVVVAQVRATASDLVRASGTEAGAVEEMVSEAFGRDGPE
- a CDS encoding FAD-linked oxidase C-terminal domain-containing protein, with the translated sequence MSDLIEALRAALPDGAVLTDPDLLRGHQRDEADLCAAGTPAVVVRPRTTAEVVATVGVANRYGVPVVPQGARTGLAGAANAVDGAVVLSTAAMDRIVDVDPVNRTAVVQPGVVNATLAAEVARHGLRYPPDPGSWESSTIGGNVATNAGGMCCVKYGVTGEYVIGLEVVLASGEVLRTGRRTAKGVAGYDLTRLFVGSEGTLGVITEVTVALRPAADASLTLVAVFDSTAAAGTAVAGIASGGLSPSLLELLDRTHLQAIEAYRPMGLRTDAAALLLASVDTGTAAGTDLDRIAQVCTAAGAAEVYAASDAVEAAALLQARRLAHPAMERLAAQTFPAGNGGLIIDDVAVPRSALARMLDGVEAIAAEHAVPIGVVGHAGDGNLHPNIVVDRADPDSLTRGRSAFDAIMRLGLDLGGTCTGEHGVGLLKRDWLAEEIGPVGMRVHRAIKQALDPTGLFNPGKLL
- a CDS encoding glycerol-3-phosphate dehydrogenase/oxidase — encoded protein: MRDPAVSRYAAGQLSVTRRAADLRRLRGERFDVLVIGGGVTGVGAALDAASRGLKVALVEARDYAAGTSSRSSKLIHGGLRYLEQLEFGLVHEALTERGLLATRIAPHLVRPVPILVPLPQGGASGPRALPGRIWRRAYYGTGVAAYDAFAGVFGGGRGMPLHRHLSREGARRVFPSLRSDVVAGAVRYYDGQVDDARLVVTLARTAASLGAAVVTSARAVGLLRQAREVTGVRVRDMEARPGDPDAEFEVRARTVIAATGVWSDDVSRMLGDVGVRPGLRVRASKGVHLVVPRSAITGEAGLILRTATSVLFVLPWGGHWIIGTTDTDWRLDRAHPAASERDIGYLLDQVNTVLDRPLTPRDIEGVYAGLRPLLSGEADSTSRLSREHAVVEPMLGLLLVAGGKYTTYRVMAADVVDRAAARLGVSRPSRTADLPLLGADGFAAMWRDRADVARRHGVPGGVLEHLLERYGTLAVELLAMIDDDPLLASPVPGAPEYLAVEIAYAARAEGALHLDDVLTRRTRISIETPHRGNDSAGHAAEVMGRVLGWDDAVRDREVEHYRARVAAELQSQRMPDDATADAARLGAADVRGFAADRGVDWPTDSGLPTG